A window from Corynebacterium singulare encodes these proteins:
- a CDS encoding glycerophosphodiester phosphodiesterase, translating into MSDRTGIIAHRGYNGWYPENTRRSFEEALKLDVAGVECDVNLTKDGEVVVIHDLTVDRTSDGSGAVGDMTLKELRALNVGTAEDPQRIMLLDELLDLVESYPGKQLLIETKHPSPFGAGLEESVAEVMHNRQLDADPRISLISFDPEAIARFRNLLPSLQSFLLLEPEDVRPASREGATGFGPSIRQARSEADFFGGGESPLYVWTVNLPKDMAWCRDNGVELMATDLPELALEVLSHS; encoded by the coding sequence ATGTCAGACCGCACAGGAATTATCGCACACCGAGGTTATAACGGCTGGTACCCGGAAAATACCCGCCGCTCCTTCGAAGAAGCCCTCAAGCTCGATGTCGCTGGTGTGGAGTGTGACGTCAACCTGACCAAGGACGGGGAGGTCGTGGTCATCCACGACCTGACGGTGGACAGGACATCTGACGGCAGCGGTGCAGTAGGTGATATGACTCTCAAGGAGCTGCGCGCACTTAATGTCGGCACCGCTGAGGATCCGCAACGCATCATGCTTCTCGACGAACTGCTTGACCTCGTCGAGTCCTATCCCGGCAAGCAGCTACTCATTGAGACTAAACACCCGTCCCCGTTCGGTGCGGGGCTGGAGGAATCGGTGGCGGAGGTTATGCACAACCGGCAGCTCGATGCCGATCCACGGATTAGCCTGATTTCCTTTGACCCTGAGGCAATTGCCCGGTTCCGAAATCTGCTGCCGTCCCTGCAATCCTTTTTGCTCCTAGAACCGGAGGACGTACGTCCGGCGTCGCGTGAGGGCGCGACAGGTTTCGGGCCTTCCATTCGCCAGGCACGGAGTGAAGCTGATTTCTTTGGCGGCGGTGAAAGCCCGTTATACGTGTGGACGGTGAACTTGCCCAAGGACATGGCGTGGTGCCGCGATAACGGAGTAGAGCTCATGGCAACAGACTTGCCTGAGCTGGCGCTCGAGGTGCTTTCACACAGCTAA
- a CDS encoding class I SAM-dependent methyltransferase: MYSHLASIDAEAWPGVATVPSSRLLRFSAGRAESEFAQACAKAGVELEGSDPDIAVLHDALFSRIADSGWLGLAESYMAGEWTTPDSDRLVKVLLRLLGVGYRPKAKDVAVEESTPGELPLDVVKLYAGDALSHSGGIFASGVPTTVREAVRSYSAHAGRKEPKEHFVDVTSVSEPTSTDREDLGDAQRRSAQWLLDATHTGAGTHLLVYPATGLQVAVQAVVRRATVDVLTGDEEQRALFDEQLLLEGAADSVHVQTINSPLPDPRQWRGRYDAIVSVEKLETLSPQERRRFVQVLDRSLVHGGRVGLASLFATEKMSPAARSAVQVMRGYIWPGLDYPTLEETHQLFDKRANLRIVAQTHVGTHYLETVRFQRSFFDGRLREAAAAGFDHVFRRLWTFQFALREALLTLGMLDAVHVVATHRHREGRR; encoded by the coding sequence GTGTATTCCCACTTGGCTTCGATTGATGCTGAGGCCTGGCCGGGTGTGGCGACTGTGCCGTCCTCACGCCTGTTGCGGTTCTCGGCGGGGCGCGCCGAGTCGGAGTTTGCGCAGGCCTGCGCCAAAGCGGGGGTGGAATTAGAAGGCAGCGACCCCGATATCGCTGTGCTTCACGACGCCCTCTTCTCCCGCATCGCCGATTCCGGTTGGCTTGGCCTTGCGGAGTCCTACATGGCAGGGGAGTGGACTACCCCCGATTCAGACCGATTGGTCAAGGTTCTTCTGCGTTTGCTGGGCGTAGGCTACCGCCCGAAGGCAAAAGACGTTGCGGTGGAGGAATCCACTCCGGGGGAACTTCCACTAGATGTGGTGAAGCTGTATGCGGGGGATGCGCTGAGTCATTCCGGCGGAATTTTCGCCAGCGGCGTGCCCACCACTGTGCGTGAGGCCGTGCGCAGCTATAGCGCGCATGCGGGCCGCAAGGAGCCCAAAGAGCACTTCGTCGATGTGACGTCAGTGAGCGAGCCCACCTCGACGGACCGCGAGGATTTGGGTGATGCCCAGCGTCGTTCGGCGCAGTGGCTTCTCGACGCTACCCATACCGGCGCCGGCACACACCTTCTGGTTTATCCCGCCACCGGCCTTCAAGTGGCGGTGCAGGCGGTCGTCCGGCGCGCCACGGTAGACGTGCTCACCGGCGATGAAGAGCAGCGCGCGCTTTTCGACGAACAACTGCTCCTTGAAGGAGCCGCCGATTCGGTGCATGTCCAGACGATTAACTCCCCGCTGCCGGATCCGCGGCAGTGGCGCGGTCGCTATGACGCCATTGTGAGCGTGGAGAAGCTTGAGACGTTGTCGCCACAGGAGCGTCGCCGCTTTGTGCAGGTGTTGGACCGTTCCCTCGTTCATGGCGGCCGTGTGGGCTTGGCGTCGCTGTTCGCCACGGAAAAAATGTCCCCGGCGGCACGCTCCGCAGTGCAGGTTATGCGTGGCTATATCTGGCCCGGGCTGGACTATCCTACGCTGGAGGAAACCCACCAGCTCTTTGATAAGCGCGCCAACCTGCGCATTGTGGCGCAAACCCACGTGGGTACGCACTATCTGGAGACCGTGCGCTTTCAGCGCAGTTTCTTCGACGGACGCCTGCGGGAGGCAGCAGCCGCCGGCTTTGACCACGTCTTCCGCCGTCTGTGGACCTTTCAGTTTGCCCTGCGTGAGGCTTTGCTCACCCTAGGTATGTTGGACGCGGTCCATGTTGTGGCGACCCACCGCCACCGCGAAGGGCGCCGTTAG